The Lysobacter enzymogenes DNA segment GCGTTCGGCGATGCGGCCGGCTTCCAGCACCACGATCTGGTCGGCGTCGACCACGGTCGACAGGCGATGGGCGATCACCAGCGCGGTGCGGCCCTGCGCGGCCTGGCGCAGCTCGCGCTGGATCTCGCCTTCGGTCTGCGCGTCCAGCGCCGAGGTGGCCTCGTCGAAGATCAGGATCGCCGGCCGCTTGAGCAGGGTGCGGGCGATGGCGATGCGCTGCTTCTCGCCGCCGGAGAGCTTGAGCCCGCGCTCGCCGACGCCGGTGTCGTAGCCCTGCGGCAGGGTCTGGATGAAGTCGTGGATGCGCGCGGCGCGCGCGGCCTCCAGCACTTCCTCGCGGCTGGCGTCGGGGCGGCCGTAGGCGATGTTGTAGTACAGCGATTCGTTGAACAACACGGTGTCCTGCGGAACCACGCCGATGCGCCGGCGCAGCGAGTCGGCGGTCACCTCGCGCAGGTCCTGGCCGTCGACGGTGACCCGCCCGCCGTCGGGGTCGTAGTGGCGGTACAGCAGCCGCGCCAGGGTCGACTTGCCCGCGCCGGTGCTGCCGACCACCGCCACGGTATGGCCGCTGGGAATGACCAGGTCGATGCCGGCGAGGATCTCGCGCTCGCCGTAGCGGAACGACACGTTCTCGAACCGGACCTCGCCGCCGCCGACCCGCAGCGCCGGCGCGCCGGGACGGTCGACCACCTCCACCGGCTCGTCGAGCAGGGCGAACATGCGCTCCAGGTTGGCCAGCATCTGCTTGCCTTCGCGGTAGACCACGCCGAGGTAGCTCATCGGCGCGGCCAGTTGCAGCAGGTAGGCGTTGACCAGGACCAGGTCGCCCAGGCTCATGCGCCCTTCGACCACGCCGTCGGTGGCGCGCCACAGCAGCGCCGTCAGGCCCAGGGCGATCAGCGCCGACTGGCCGATGCCCATCAGCGAGGCCGCCTTCAGGCTGCGTACCGCGCTGTCCTCCAGCGTGCGCAGGCGGCGGTCGAAGCGCTCGGTCTCGAAGGCCTCGTTGTTGAAGTACTTGACCGTCTCGTAGTTCAGCAGCGAATCGACCGAGCCGGCGCTGGCCTCGGTGTTGGCCTCGTTCATCTCCCGGTACCAGCGCAGCCGCCACTCGGTCATGCGGTAGGTGAACGCCATGTACAGCGCCAGCGTGACCAGGGTGATCGCGGCGAACGACAGGTCGTAGCCGGCGACCAGGATCGCGACGATCAGCGCCAGTTCGACCAGGGTCGGCACGACCATGTACAGCACGGTGTCGAGCAGCTCGGAGATCGAACCCATGCCGCGCTCCAGGTCGCGGCCGACCGCGCCGGTGCGGCGGTCCAGGTGGAAGCGCAGGCTCAGCGCGTGCAGGTGCTCGAACACCCGCAGCGCGACCTCGCGCGAACTGCGCGCCATCACCCGCGCGAACACCACGTTGCGCAACTCCTGCAGCACCGAGGAGGCCAGCCGCAGCGCGCCGTAGGCCATCAGCAGCGCGGCCGGCACGGTCAGCGGGGTCGGCTTGAGGTCGAGCGCGTCGATCAGCTCCTTGAGCACCAGCGGCAGCCCGACCAGGGTCGCCTTGGTGCCCAGCACCAGCAGCAGGCCGGCGACGAGCCGGCCGCGGTAATGCCATACGGTCGGCGCCAGGCGCCGCAGCACCGCGAAGGCGGAGGCGCTGGCGGTCGGCGCGGCGGGGGAGGGGGCGGGCGTGTCGTCGCTCATCGTGGGCCGGGAGCGGTTCGGCCGAAAGCGGCCCGATCGAAGGTGGTCTGATCGACGGCGGCCCGATCGAAGGCGCTCTGATTGAAGCTGGCCCGATCCCGGCCCGCCCGGTCGTGCCCGACCTCGCCGTAAACGGCCGCGCCGCGGCCGGATATCGATGCCGGCATCGCCGCCGCGCGGTTGCGCCAGGCGCGTCCGGCTTCCCTGATTCCCATCACGTCCCCACGCAGATGGCGTCCTTGATGCATCCACATTAACGCAATGCCGCGCGCTTTCCGTGTGCGGCCCGTCGCGGTCCCTGACGCACCGGACCTGCCAAATCCGACGGCGGCGAACGGTTGACTTGCCCCCGCCGCGTCCCCAACTATTAGCGCCTGCGACGCGGCATCCGGCCGCGCCCTCCCGAGAGCCCCAGGTGGCCCGCGCCAACGCGCCGGCCGAGCGTGCGACATGGACACTACCCGCGCCCACCGCTGATCCCCGCGCAGGCCCCGCTCACGCAGGCGCCCTCGCGGCGCTTTTTTCTTGTCCGGTCGCCGGATTCTTCGACCACCCCCCCTTGTAGGCGCGGCGCCCGCCGCGACTCCGTCCGCGCCCGTCGCGCCGCAACCCGGCCGCGCGCGCCGGCGCCTCCGACCCACGCCCTGCGAACCACGAA contains these protein-coding regions:
- a CDS encoding ABCB family ABC transporter ATP-binding protein/permease, with the translated sequence MSDDTPAPSPAAPTASASAFAVLRRLAPTVWHYRGRLVAGLLLVLGTKATLVGLPLVLKELIDALDLKPTPLTVPAALLMAYGALRLASSVLQELRNVVFARVMARSSREVALRVFEHLHALSLRFHLDRRTGAVGRDLERGMGSISELLDTVLYMVVPTLVELALIVAILVAGYDLSFAAITLVTLALYMAFTYRMTEWRLRWYREMNEANTEASAGSVDSLLNYETVKYFNNEAFETERFDRRLRTLEDSAVRSLKAASLMGIGQSALIALGLTALLWRATDGVVEGRMSLGDLVLVNAYLLQLAAPMSYLGVVYREGKQMLANLERMFALLDEPVEVVDRPGAPALRVGGGEVRFENVSFRYGEREILAGIDLVIPSGHTVAVVGSTGAGKSTLARLLYRHYDPDGGRVTVDGQDLREVTADSLRRRIGVVPQDTVLFNESLYYNIAYGRPDASREEVLEAARAARIHDFIQTLPQGYDTGVGERGLKLSGGEKQRIAIARTLLKRPAILIFDEATSALDAQTEGEIQRELRQAAQGRTALVIAHRLSTVVDADQIVVLEAGRIAERGDHAELLAAGGRYAALWAMQQRRPPGLAPAAGDDGAPRARHADEHPALTD